A window from Theropithecus gelada isolate Dixy chromosome 1, Tgel_1.0, whole genome shotgun sequence encodes these proteins:
- the NSUN4 gene encoding 5-methylcytosine rRNA methyltransferase NSUN4 isoform X1 translates to MPTPGSPCYAIRLHPGSTDSPWSPQSQAPRKACFESLLSWEPSGNSYLILTPGTTTGPPCSQEPSRPHGPHSVLSFPSPLGNQFISPPQSLPRRSYNEPPLPTPVSPQPESPKSPELKQSHTPHKCLSLVNTPQHTPSSQPKPTKARTSPPPPSCLSGPSCMEPYITTPSNSSPKELPPGTALPTVVRRTLKTVIPTSLPLCLPCGPVSPNSYAQSSPHGPSIGSPCNTHIYSVVPSTPHPCPLSGSLNHSKGPPPIVPRCDTYSTPRGPPQPRRQPVMPPCSTHIYSFIPLRTPFDPRSLPIVPRVRAYPDTVPCGLHIYPVASQGPCKEPLQIPYSCPLPSSKDSSCNTNPSCSSTIIRECQSSDSESRSSHQSQSRSQSKSS, encoded by the coding sequence ATGCCTACCCCTGGGAGTCCTTGCTATGCCATCCGCCTGCATCCCGGGAGTACTGATTCTCCTTGGTCACCCCAGTCCCAGGCTCCCAGGAAGGCTTGCTTTGAGTCCCTTCTCTCCTGGGAGCCAAGTGGGAACTCTTACCTCATCCTAACTCCGGGCACCACAACTGGTCCCCCTTGTTCCCAGGAACCATCTCGTCCCCATGGTCCTCATTctgtcctttccttcccttcaccTCTGGGCAACCAATTTATATCTCCACCCCAGTCACTTCCCCGCAGAAGCTATAATGAACCCCCTCTTCCCACCCCAGTTTCCCCCCAACCGGAGTCCCCTAAGTCCCCAGAGTTAAAACAGTCACATACTCCCCACAAATGTCTCTCCCTAGTCAATACTCCCCAGCACACCCCTTCTAGCCAGCCCAAGCCCACTAAGGCCCGcacctctcccccacctccctcctgcctctctggTCCTTCTTGTATGGAGCCATACATCACAACTCCTTCAAATTCCAGCCCCAAAGAACTTCCCCCAGGGACTGCCTTACCGACTGTGGTCCGTAGAACCCTCAAAACGGTTATCCCCACTTctcttcccctctgccttccttGTGGTCCTGTCTCGCCCAATAGTTATGCTCAGAGCAGCCCCCATGGGCCCTCCATAGGGTCCCCCTGCAATACCCATATATACTCTGTGGTTCCCTCCACCCCCCATCCCTGCCCACTGTCTGGCTCCCTCAATCATTCAAAAGGCCCCCCTCCCATTGTGCCTCGGTGTGACACCTATAGCACTCCTAGGGGCCCACCCCAACCTCGTCGTCAGCCTGTGATGCCTCCTTGTTCTACCCACATCTATTCTTTTATCCCTTTGAGAACACCTTTTGATCCTCGAAGTTTACCCATTGTCCCCCGAGTCCGGGCCTACCCTGATACTGTCCCCTGTGGCCTCCATATCTACCCTGTGGCCTCTCAAGGCCCTTGCAAAGAGCCCCTGCAGATTCCCTACAGCTGCCCTTTGCCTTCATCCAAGGATTCCAGCTGTAACACCAATCCCAGCTGTAGTTCGACTATTATTAGGGAATGCCAGAGTAGTGACAGTGAGAGCAGGAGTTCCCACCAAAGCCAAAGCCGGAGCCAAAGCAAGTCCTCGTGA